A single Methylomonas koyamae DNA region contains:
- a CDS encoding AbrB/MazE/SpoVT family DNA-binding domain-containing protein: MQTEIKKWGNSAVIRLPAAMLAQLKLEVGSPVELTADDAGLRIVPTTAKPVFKLEELLAGMTDDNRHDCIDWGPDVGREGNN; the protein is encoded by the coding sequence ATGCAAACTGAAATTAAAAAATGGGGTAATAGCGCCGTGATTCGATTGCCGGCGGCGATGCTGGCACAGTTAAAGCTGGAAGTCGGTTCGCCGGTCGAGCTGACAGCGGACGATGCCGGGCTACGGATTGTACCGACCACGGCCAAACCTGTTTTTAAGTTGGAGGAATTACTGGCTGGCATGACTGACGATAATCGGCATGATTGCATTGACTGGGGGCCGGATGTTGGCCGAGAGGGTAACAATTAA
- a CDS encoding AAA family ATPase, whose translation MYQQYSVADTFGVSAPASMTVEGFVPANNPFVPVQKPYVFRREPLRDVLAFFRNPNGDGLYITGPTGSGKTSLVEQAAARLHWGVHAVAGHGRLEFNDLLGQFVLTGNGTMKWTDGPLTSAVRHGHVLLLNEIDATDPAELLGLNDIVEGKPLMIAATDEVVIPHPKFRLVATGNSAGAGDQSGLYQGVMRQSLAFMDRFRLMEVGYPEPDDEMSMLERAVPTMPLSIRERMIQLANEIRKVFIGGSDSAGLLSITMSTRSLLRWAQLSANYKGSPNALAYALDRALVLRGDAAEREAIHRLAQDVFGSDWQV comes from the coding sequence ATGTACCAACAGTATTCCGTCGCCGATACCTTCGGCGTATCCGCACCGGCCTCGATGACCGTCGAAGGCTTTGTCCCGGCAAATAATCCATTCGTGCCGGTCCAAAAACCGTATGTGTTTCGGCGCGAGCCATTGCGCGACGTCCTGGCGTTCTTTCGGAATCCGAATGGCGATGGACTGTATATCACCGGTCCCACGGGCTCCGGTAAAACCTCGTTGGTTGAGCAAGCCGCCGCGCGCTTACATTGGGGTGTGCATGCCGTTGCCGGTCATGGCCGGCTTGAGTTCAACGATTTGTTGGGCCAATTCGTCTTAACCGGCAACGGCACGATGAAATGGACCGACGGCCCGTTGACCAGCGCCGTGCGCCACGGCCACGTGCTCTTGCTCAACGAGATCGATGCGACCGACCCGGCCGAGTTGCTGGGTTTAAACGATATCGTCGAAGGCAAACCGCTGATGATTGCGGCCACCGACGAAGTCGTCATTCCACACCCGAAGTTCCGTCTGGTTGCAACCGGCAACAGTGCCGGCGCCGGCGACCAGTCGGGCTTGTATCAAGGAGTGATGCGTCAAAGCCTGGCCTTTATGGACCGCTTTCGTTTGATGGAAGTGGGCTATCCGGAACCGGACGACGAAATGAGCATGCTGGAACGCGCGGTCCCGACCATGCCGCTGAGCATTCGGGAACGCATGATTCAGCTGGCCAACGAGATCCGCAAGGTCTTTATTGGCGGCAGCGATTCGGCCGGCCTGCTTTCGATCACCATGTCGACCCGCAGCTTGTTGCGTTGGGCCCAGCTCAGTGCCAACTACAAAGGTTCCCCGAACGCCCTGGCCTATGCCTTGGATCGGGCGCTGGTTCTGCGGGGGGATGCGGCCGAACGCGAGGCCATCCACCGGTTGGCGCAAGACGTGTTCGGCAGCGATTGGCAGGTGTGA
- the mazF gene encoding endoribonuclease MazF has protein sequence MAVSYVPERGDLVWIAFDPQAGHEQAGRRPGLVVTPRTYNVKAGLALICPVTSRVKGYPFEVPLPVGDRVSGVILADQIRSLDWAARQAEKISMVDGAVLAEVLAKIEALIQ, from the coding sequence ATGGCTGTATCGTACGTACCTGAGCGCGGGGATTTGGTGTGGATTGCGTTCGATCCTCAAGCAGGCCACGAACAAGCGGGGCGCCGCCCCGGCCTGGTCGTTACGCCACGCACTTATAACGTCAAAGCCGGGTTGGCGTTGATTTGCCCTGTAACAAGTCGGGTTAAAGGATATCCGTTTGAGGTACCGTTACCGGTCGGCGACCGTGTGAGTGGTGTGATATTGGCGGATCAGATTCGCAGTCTGGATTGGGCGGCGCGTCAGGCCGAAAAGATATCTATGGTGGACGGGGCGGTATTGGCCGAAGTCTTGGCCAAAATCGAGGCTCTTATTCAATAA
- a CDS encoding cohesin domain-containing protein, with the protein MFKKQFQRSLLLFALALPAQASVVISLNTDTPQIQVGDNVSFAVNISRLDAAVALSSYDLSVNFDPALLQFDHAIFGDSILGDQLDIAQSGLNFPSVLAGDGLVSLIEFSLDDSSVLLSQQANDFTLARLFFTAISTGISPLNLTIISLADHDAKPLIADSNNSSVSIAAVPIPPAIWTFISPLALFMRKRGKLQD; encoded by the coding sequence TTGTTTAAAAAACAGTTTCAACGCAGTCTTTTATTATTTGCCTTGGCATTGCCTGCACAAGCGAGTGTAGTGATCAGTCTCAACACGGATACCCCGCAAATTCAGGTGGGCGATAACGTCAGTTTTGCCGTCAACATCTCCAGACTGGATGCTGCCGTGGCGCTGAGTAGTTACGATCTGTCTGTAAATTTTGATCCCGCCTTACTCCAGTTCGATCACGCGATATTTGGTGACTCAATACTGGGCGATCAATTGGATATTGCGCAGTCCGGTTTGAATTTTCCTTCCGTGTTGGCTGGCGACGGCTTGGTCAGCTTGATTGAGTTTTCGCTGGATGATTCGTCCGTTTTGTTAAGCCAGCAGGCTAATGACTTCACCCTCGCTAGATTGTTTTTCACGGCTATTTCAACCGGTATCAGTCCACTGAATCTGACGATTATCAGTCTGGCAGATCATGATGCCAAACCCCTAATTGCCGACAGCAACAACAGTTCGGTGTCCATTGCTGCCGTGCCAATCCCCCCGGCAATCTGGACGTTCATTTCTCCATTAGCCTTATTTATGCGTAAACGCGGCAAACTTCAAGATTAA
- a CDS encoding DUF3150 domain-containing protein, which produces MTKCNQILDRVVLVKIQANIYGARKKLRKEDLVLADGSELPPEDLASLGSKRLLDPDQLADFNRLKKAAERHCLRVGTRFMGGFVVPVEHADAIVSELEKVAQEFAVNKAKFLAGYDDAVRDWIKKHPSFAGIIEKAIDPMAYVATKLGFDFMVVAIRQPEASSPKDVARLEQQIDSIGGQLFQEVANDAELLLEQSLIGKDQVTRNALRPIKRIRDKLDGLSFLDYRVAPIVTWIDGVLQEIPNRGAIEGALLQEIMAMTMLLADPDKLRRHGEGLSSNPSKVTNDEDADDVLSSGHPASPISTAVIAPVQTSLLEPKEPPTVDPDDLFAGLLDDLFTDDEGEAQSFADIASRPVLPVAPPALAAQAHGSDNDNEPDTHGTDESELPEEAVTEFWF; this is translated from the coding sequence ATGACGAAGTGTAATCAAATATTGGACCGTGTGGTCTTGGTCAAAATCCAAGCCAACATCTACGGCGCGCGGAAAAAATTGCGCAAAGAAGATCTGGTACTGGCCGACGGCAGTGAATTACCGCCCGAGGACTTGGCCAGCTTAGGCTCGAAACGTTTGCTCGATCCCGACCAGTTGGCGGACTTCAATCGCTTGAAAAAAGCGGCCGAACGCCACTGTTTACGGGTCGGCACCCGCTTCATGGGCGGTTTTGTGGTGCCGGTCGAACACGCGGACGCCATCGTGAGCGAGCTGGAAAAAGTCGCTCAGGAATTCGCGGTTAATAAAGCGAAGTTCCTGGCCGGCTACGACGACGCCGTGCGCGATTGGATCAAAAAGCATCCGAGCTTTGCCGGCATTATCGAAAAGGCGATCGACCCTATGGCGTACGTGGCCACGAAGTTGGGTTTCGACTTCATGGTGGTCGCCATCCGACAACCGGAAGCCTCCAGCCCGAAAGATGTGGCACGGCTGGAACAGCAAATCGATTCGATCGGCGGCCAGTTGTTTCAAGAAGTGGCCAACGACGCCGAGTTATTGCTGGAACAATCCTTGATCGGAAAAGATCAGGTCACCCGGAATGCGTTGCGGCCGATTAAGCGGATTCGCGACAAACTGGATGGCTTGAGCTTTTTGGATTATCGCGTGGCACCGATCGTCACCTGGATCGATGGCGTACTGCAAGAAATCCCCAATCGCGGCGCGATCGAGGGGGCCTTGCTGCAGGAGATCATGGCAATGACCATGCTATTGGCCGATCCCGACAAGCTTCGCCGTCACGGAGAAGGCTTGTCGTCGAACCCGTCCAAGGTAACGAACGACGAAGACGCGGATGACGTGTTGTCGTCAGGGCATCCGGCATCGCCGATATCGACAGCCGTGATCGCCCCGGTGCAAACCAGCCTGCTCGAACCGAAAGAGCCGCCCACGGTGGACCCGGACGATCTGTTTGCCGGCTTGTTAGACGATCTGTTTACCGACGATGAAGGCGAAGCTCAATCCTTTGCCGACATCGCTTCGCGGCCGGTTCTACCCGTTGCACCGCCCGCGTTGGCTGCGCAAGCGCACGGATCCGACAACGACAACGAACCCGATACCCACGGCACCGACGAATCCGAACTACCGGAGGAAGCGGTTACCGAATTCTGGTTCTAA
- a CDS encoding nitric oxide reductase activation protein, whose amino-acid sequence MHQTLERAFPIVAAAIGNRFGISISVGGTEAYTDGQSIQLPGYNGSEPQYQNYAWGYLAHEAAHIRFSDFQLDFGDSVLRRRICGAIEDVRIEHELAKVYPGTRLTLAKMVEQMLTEGRLTAQAASDHPGNVLFGYILKRLRAKVLGQTVLEPLVDATRQALRACFPRGALIRLEGLLSEVPEGLTCERDCLDLTDRILAMLEEECAKPAATASDDQSDTDPEDDNTLQSGADSAQDDQPSSDSDAKDDQNGTNPEDSAPSDQDNDPGNGSATSPNPPSGTGEPANLDSAKQASLMDQLNTLSEPDLEQDWFETAKSQLGLTPDSAEKCTLPVGLFPKGSRLVGQALANRVEQNSKALRVALQSAVQAHRQNRPQAARNGRRINPRRLTKLALGDTRVFCRSGQRVAPNCAVHILLDKSESMGETLVIQGEEVSLLTLALEASMALALALESIQGVNPAITAFPGANDESVHQVLRHGEKVRDNLGRFSVFSAYTTPMTQAVWFAAAQLLQCREPRKLLLTVTDGVPNDLPGTLSILKRCRDSGIETLGIGLGVEVGHLFPVALTIHDLAELRPQLFALSKAMLLAA is encoded by the coding sequence ATGCATCAAACTTTAGAACGCGCGTTTCCCATTGTGGCGGCCGCGATCGGCAACCGCTTTGGCATTTCGATCTCGGTCGGCGGTACTGAAGCCTACACCGACGGCCAATCGATACAACTACCTGGCTACAACGGGTCAGAACCGCAGTACCAGAACTACGCGTGGGGCTATCTGGCCCATGAAGCGGCGCATATTCGGTTTTCGGACTTTCAGCTCGATTTTGGTGACTCGGTTCTGCGCCGGCGTATCTGCGGCGCGATCGAAGACGTGCGCATTGAGCATGAACTGGCCAAGGTCTATCCGGGCACCCGCTTGACCCTGGCAAAGATGGTGGAACAGATGTTGACCGAAGGTCGCTTAACGGCCCAGGCCGCATCCGATCATCCCGGCAATGTCCTGTTCGGCTACATTCTGAAACGGCTTCGGGCCAAGGTGTTGGGCCAAACGGTACTCGAACCCTTAGTCGACGCTACGCGACAGGCCTTGCGCGCATGTTTTCCACGCGGCGCTTTGATTCGCTTGGAAGGCTTGTTGTCCGAAGTACCGGAGGGCTTGACCTGTGAACGCGACTGTCTTGATCTGACCGATCGGATTCTGGCGATGCTCGAAGAGGAATGTGCGAAACCTGCGGCTACCGCGTCTGACGACCAGTCGGATACGGACCCGGAGGATGACAACACCCTTCAATCCGGCGCGGACTCGGCACAGGACGATCAACCCTCTTCCGATTCGGACGCAAAGGACGATCAAAACGGCACCAACCCGGAAGATTCTGCACCGTCCGACCAGGACAACGATCCCGGAAACGGTTCGGCGACTTCGCCCAACCCACCGTCCGGAACGGGGGAGCCGGCCAACCTAGACAGCGCGAAGCAAGCGTCCTTAATGGACCAGCTCAACACGCTATCAGAGCCAGACCTGGAACAGGATTGGTTCGAGACGGCGAAATCGCAATTGGGTTTGACGCCGGATTCGGCCGAAAAATGTACGCTACCTGTCGGTCTGTTTCCGAAAGGTAGTCGGCTAGTCGGCCAAGCCTTAGCAAACCGGGTGGAGCAGAACAGCAAAGCCCTGCGGGTCGCGTTGCAAAGCGCGGTGCAAGCCCACCGGCAAAATCGGCCGCAAGCCGCGCGAAACGGCCGGCGTATCAATCCTCGCCGCTTAACCAAACTCGCGTTGGGCGATACGCGGGTGTTTTGCCGATCCGGGCAACGAGTTGCGCCCAATTGTGCGGTGCATATCTTGTTGGACAAATCCGAAAGCATGGGCGAAACCCTTGTCATTCAGGGCGAAGAGGTGAGTTTGCTCACTCTGGCCCTGGAAGCGTCGATGGCCTTGGCCCTCGCGTTGGAGAGCATTCAAGGGGTCAATCCGGCAATCACCGCCTTTCCCGGCGCCAACGATGAATCGGTGCACCAGGTGTTACGGCACGGCGAAAAAGTCCGCGACAATTTGGGACGTTTTTCGGTCTTTTCGGCCTATACCACGCCGATGACGCAAGCCGTTTGGTTTGCCGCGGCGCAATTGCTGCAATGCCGCGAACCGCGCAAACTGCTGTTAACGGTGACCGACGGCGTACCCAACGATTTACCGGGCACGCTGTCGATCTTAAAGCGTTGCCGTGACAGCGGCATCGAAACCCTCGGCATCGGCTTAGGGGTGGAGGTCGGCCATTTGTTTCCGGTCGCCCTCACCATTCATGACCTGGCTGAATTGAGGCCTCAGCTGTTCGCACTGTCCAAAGCCATGCTATTGGCGGCGTGA
- a CDS encoding DUF4942 domain-containing protein — MRDHFQQYASTEALSIRAWAKFRNTRFVRVLDPSAGEGHLLKAKPFKQHQRVAIDCVEIDMRKHAVLRAQGYTVVGLDFLQFQNGSSYSHCIMNPPFAQGAHHVLKAWDILFDAEIVAILNAETVRNPFSKERQLLVRLIEQHGEVEFLSDMFAGEDAERKTNVEIALIWLKKTSTFEQEILGNILDNLRQDRCEADDLASAFHVPQELALPTAYIDNAVLMFDAAFEATRQAVFSEARASRYRAMLGKTLGELSGGGVHTVDDSSLDAVKQTLYERYQDLKNRAWSSILRSTQVKSRLSSAAQKRLESDFESIKSLEFTVANIYGFLQGIIDQQGEIQLSMVCDVFDLITRYHSDNAVYYMGWKSNDKHRTLGMRIKTTRFVLPGHKVESYHTGLDWNSEQLLADFDKVFALLDGKTEAEVSLVSVFRQHFSALKDGERISSSYFDVRYYPGAGTIHFFPKSKTLIDRMNRWVGCRRRWLPPVDTQAGPGFWQQFEQAESLDRAFHAEVNKQCPSGTRHLRFDPFWAIKHGGESEREKGNALLAQAMSAVLASRGIDPDAMLANEPVNRNLLEWIDALESNQDLPLAS, encoded by the coding sequence ATGAGAGACCACTTTCAACAATATGCCTCGACGGAAGCGCTGAGTATCCGGGCTTGGGCAAAGTTCAGGAACACCCGATTTGTGCGGGTACTGGATCCATCGGCCGGCGAAGGGCATTTGCTCAAAGCCAAGCCATTCAAACAGCACCAACGGGTAGCGATTGATTGCGTCGAAATCGATATGCGTAAGCATGCGGTGTTACGTGCGCAAGGCTACACGGTGGTCGGGTTGGATTTCCTGCAGTTTCAAAACGGCAGCAGTTACTCGCACTGCATTATGAATCCGCCTTTTGCACAGGGCGCTCACCACGTGCTGAAGGCCTGGGACATCTTGTTCGACGCTGAAATCGTCGCCATCCTCAATGCCGAAACCGTACGGAATCCATTTTCGAAAGAACGCCAGCTGTTAGTGCGTTTGATCGAACAGCATGGCGAGGTGGAGTTCTTATCTGACATGTTCGCCGGCGAAGATGCCGAACGCAAAACCAACGTCGAAATTGCCCTGATCTGGTTGAAAAAAACCTCAACCTTCGAACAGGAGATCCTCGGCAATATTTTGGACAATTTGCGTCAGGATCGTTGTGAAGCGGACGACTTGGCCAGCGCATTTCATGTGCCCCAGGAGTTAGCCTTACCGACTGCTTATATCGATAACGCGGTATTGATGTTCGATGCCGCCTTCGAAGCGACACGGCAGGCTGTATTCAGTGAAGCCCGTGCCAGCCGCTATCGAGCCATGCTAGGTAAAACCCTGGGTGAGCTGAGTGGTGGCGGTGTGCACACTGTAGACGATTCGTCATTGGATGCGGTGAAGCAGACGCTGTACGAACGTTATCAGGACCTGAAAAATCGCGCGTGGAGTAGCATTCTGCGTTCGACTCAGGTCAAGTCACGATTGTCATCGGCGGCGCAAAAGCGGTTGGAGTCGGATTTCGAATCGATCAAGTCTTTGGAATTTACCGTGGCGAATATTTACGGTTTTCTGCAAGGCATCATCGATCAGCAAGGTGAAATTCAACTCAGCATGGTCTGCGATGTGTTCGATCTGATCACGCGCTACCACAGCGACAATGCAGTGTATTACATGGGGTGGAAATCCAATGATAAACACCGCACGCTGGGGATGCGGATCAAGACCACACGCTTCGTACTGCCAGGGCATAAAGTCGAGTCCTACCACACAGGTCTTGACTGGAATTCGGAGCAACTTCTAGCCGATTTCGACAAGGTCTTTGCCTTGCTCGACGGCAAGACCGAAGCGGAAGTAAGTTTGGTATCGGTGTTTAGGCAGCATTTCAGTGCGCTTAAGGACGGTGAACGGATAAGCAGTAGTTACTTTGACGTTCGTTACTATCCGGGCGCCGGGACCATCCACTTTTTTCCGAAAAGCAAGACCTTGATCGACCGCATGAACCGTTGGGTTGGCTGTCGGCGACGCTGGTTACCGCCGGTGGATACTCAAGCCGGTCCAGGTTTCTGGCAGCAGTTCGAACAGGCTGAATCGCTCGATCGGGCATTTCATGCCGAGGTAAATAAACAGTGTCCAAGCGGCACCAGACACTTACGCTTCGATCCCTTTTGGGCCATCAAGCACGGCGGCGAGTCGGAACGGGAAAAAGGCAACGCCCTTTTAGCCCAGGCAATGAGCGCGGTACTGGCCAGCCGAGGGATCGATCCGGATGCGATGTTGGCGAATGAACCCGTCAACCGCAATTTGCTGGAATGGATTGATGCCTTGGAGTCCAATCAAGATCTGCCTTTGGCGTCGTAA
- a CDS encoding DNA-binding protein: MQAEDVESSLGRPADITDDQIIEAGKALTKANRNVTGFALRKLTGGGDPKRLKEVWDRHNATQAVTNSEPVVELPLEVAESLAVLTKGLVDKINVLALELNDRAVKTQERRVADVLRAAREQQAQSERELADASQAVDELETMLADEKARVGELIKRLTEAQAANQLQAVELATLRERLEAIEKNAKAATEQHEAEQARLRQQVTAQKQAAQSIAAERDQLKTDLTKLQTKVETAEEQRKEERQRAAAELQRTGEKLIKLEAETDRAKKEAGNAREQVALLTGQLTATKTQVEQLMKAIGN, from the coding sequence ATGCAAGCAGAAGACGTTGAATCCAGTTTGGGTCGCCCCGCCGATATTACCGACGACCAAATTATCGAAGCCGGCAAGGCGTTGACGAAGGCGAATCGGAATGTCACCGGATTTGCGTTACGCAAGCTAACCGGCGGCGGCGATCCGAAGCGGCTCAAAGAGGTTTGGGACAGGCACAATGCCACTCAAGCGGTGACAAATTCGGAGCCCGTCGTCGAGTTGCCGCTGGAAGTGGCCGAAAGCTTGGCGGTGTTGACCAAGGGGTTGGTCGACAAAATTAACGTGTTAGCGCTGGAACTGAATGACAGAGCGGTCAAAACCCAAGAGCGGCGGGTAGCTGATGTGTTGCGAGCGGCGCGCGAACAGCAAGCCCAATCAGAGCGCGAGCTGGCCGATGCCTCGCAGGCGGTCGATGAATTGGAGACCATGCTGGCGGATGAGAAGGCCAGGGTGGGGGAGTTGATCAAACGCTTGACCGAAGCGCAGGCCGCGAACCAGTTACAGGCGGTTGAGCTAGCCACCTTGCGCGAACGATTGGAGGCGATCGAGAAGAACGCGAAGGCAGCAACCGAACAGCATGAAGCAGAGCAAGCCAGGCTGCGGCAACAGGTGACGGCTCAGAAACAAGCCGCCCAATCTATCGCGGCCGAGCGAGACCAATTGAAAACGGATTTGACCAAACTGCAGACCAAAGTGGAAACCGCGGAGGAACAGCGAAAGGAGGAACGACAAAGAGCCGCTGCGGAACTTCAACGTACGGGCGAAAAGCTGATTAAGCTCGAAGCTGAAACAGATCGCGCTAAAAAAGAGGCTGGCAACGCGCGAGAACAGGTTGCGCTTCTAACAGGCCAATTAACGGCCACGAAAACACAGGTCGAACAGTTAATGAAAGCTATTGGTAATTAG
- the bet gene encoding phage recombination protein Bet: MGVRRSLFLRRTIMAQSNPCRNTSDTHTRPAIPDAAKQTYGLTEQSWKVLTEVTFPTAKTAEAILMALDYCKTRKLDIFKKPVHIVPMWSTALGRNVETVWPSITEIQTTASRTGVWAGMDRPVWGPDVTKTFTGRYKDDNDQWQDVNVSVTFPEWVAVTVYRIVGGQRCAFTEEVYWLEAYSTAGGKNSQVPTAMWIKRPKGQLAKCGKAASLRAAFPEECGYAAEEMDGKIIDIDGSDVIDIDPPAEPTTATPEQQPQAEAKPEVIDASKLHPNLIKAVETLIKRTKDANAWAAAEEFITSRFTGVDLIYARAELDKAKPKPALTHSEGMTMPPLSAKDAELSKARQALRN, from the coding sequence ATGGGAGTCCGTCGTTCCCTTTTTTTAAGGAGAACGATTATGGCTCAAAGCAATCCCTGCAGAAATACCTCCGATACGCATACTCGCCCGGCAATACCGGATGCTGCGAAACAAACCTATGGCCTGACGGAGCAATCCTGGAAAGTGCTGACGGAAGTCACCTTTCCCACAGCCAAAACCGCAGAAGCCATCTTGATGGCTCTGGATTATTGCAAAACCCGAAAACTCGACATCTTCAAAAAACCGGTGCATATCGTCCCGATGTGGAGTACCGCTTTAGGTCGCAATGTCGAAACCGTCTGGCCCTCCATCACGGAAATTCAGACCACCGCGTCCCGAACCGGTGTTTGGGCTGGAATGGACCGTCCCGTGTGGGGCCCGGATGTCACCAAGACCTTTACCGGGCGCTACAAAGACGACAACGACCAATGGCAGGACGTCAATGTCAGCGTAACTTTTCCCGAATGGGTGGCGGTTACCGTGTACCGGATCGTCGGCGGCCAACGTTGCGCCTTTACCGAGGAAGTCTATTGGCTTGAAGCCTACAGCACGGCCGGCGGCAAAAACTCGCAAGTGCCTACCGCGATGTGGATCAAGCGCCCCAAAGGGCAATTGGCCAAATGCGGTAAAGCGGCGTCTTTGCGTGCGGCCTTTCCGGAAGAATGCGGTTATGCCGCCGAGGAAATGGACGGCAAAATCATCGATATCGACGGCTCCGATGTTATCGATATCGATCCGCCGGCCGAACCGACTACTGCGACACCCGAGCAACAGCCTCAAGCTGAAGCCAAGCCGGAGGTGATCGATGCATCTAAGCTCCATCCAAATTTGATTAAGGCAGTTGAAACCCTGATTAAGCGGACAAAAGATGCAAACGCATGGGCGGCGGCCGAAGAATTCATCACCAGCCGATTTACTGGTGTTGACCTGATCTATGCCCGTGCGGAATTAGACAAAGCCAAACCGAAACCCGCGTTAACGCATAGCGAAGGCATGACCATGCCGCCGCTATCTGCGAAAGACGCCGAGCTTAGCAAGGCTCGTCAAGCACTCAGAAATTAA
- a CDS encoding YqaJ viral recombinase family protein yields the protein MKIVDIAQRSDAWRLWRSQGVTASEAAIILNRSPYKTPWRLWAERVGIVLEANLDNHPLVRRGRELETKAAQWFEATCDELLLPLCGECDQYPLIRASFDGIPANGEPVEIKCPHPSTYENVVQEGEQSAAYKLYWVQMQQQLLVADAKRGYLCFYLDDQQVKVFDIARDDAFLVTLINATITFYGWVITKKEPPKDLKRDLYLPEGDAEIQWHRLAAEYRARQKKLEALKAEATQLAELQAKTEAQWVEQMADYVIAEHSGVRVCRSVSQGGIDYKAALTALLPQLTEAELAPYRKAPASRVRVTCRDDNGKNAQVAFDPDSLAVTESSWF from the coding sequence ATGAAAATCGTCGATATCGCCCAACGCAGCGATGCGTGGCGGCTATGGCGATCGCAAGGCGTAACCGCCAGTGAAGCAGCAATCATTCTGAACCGCTCGCCTTACAAAACGCCTTGGCGCTTGTGGGCGGAACGGGTCGGCATCGTCCTGGAAGCCAACCTCGACAACCATCCATTGGTTCGTCGCGGCCGCGAACTGGAAACGAAGGCGGCGCAATGGTTCGAAGCCACGTGTGACGAACTGTTGTTGCCCTTGTGCGGCGAGTGCGATCAATACCCGTTGATCCGCGCCTCGTTCGACGGCATTCCCGCTAACGGCGAACCCGTCGAAATCAAATGCCCGCATCCCAGCACCTACGAAAACGTGGTACAGGAAGGCGAGCAGTCGGCCGCCTATAAATTGTATTGGGTGCAAATGCAGCAGCAGCTGTTGGTCGCCGATGCTAAAAGAGGCTATCTGTGCTTCTATCTCGACGACCAGCAAGTCAAGGTGTTCGACATCGCGCGCGATGACGCCTTTTTGGTGACTTTAATCAACGCGACGATCACGTTTTACGGTTGGGTCATCACCAAAAAAGAGCCGCCGAAAGACCTGAAGCGGGACTTGTATTTGCCTGAAGGCGACGCCGAAATTCAATGGCATCGACTGGCGGCCGAATACCGTGCCCGGCAGAAGAAACTGGAGGCATTGAAAGCCGAAGCCACCCAACTGGCCGAACTGCAAGCCAAGACCGAAGCCCAATGGGTAGAGCAAATGGCCGACTACGTCATCGCCGAACATTCCGGCGTGCGTGTCTGTCGAAGCGTCAGCCAGGGGGGTATCGATTACAAGGCGGCTTTAACGGCCCTGCTCCCGCAACTGACTGAGGCGGAGCTGGCCCCGTACCGAAAGGCTCCGGCCTCGCGGGTACGCGTGACGTGCCGAGACGACAATGGCAAAAACGCGCAAGTAGCGTTTGACCCGGATTCCTTGGCCGTGACGGAAAGCAGTTGGTTTTGA